The stretch of DNA GCTGATCATCTCGCCCTTGGTCAGGATCGCGATGTCCTGCAGCATCGCCTTGCGACGATCGCCGAAGCCCGGAGCCTTGACCGCCGCAACCTTCAGGCCGCCGCGCAGCTTGTTGACCACGAGGGTCGCGAGCGCTTCGCCTTCGATGTCCTCGGCAATGATCAGCAGCGGACGGCCCGACTGCACCACGGCTTCGAGGATCGGCAGCATCGACTGCAGGTTCGACAGCTTCTTCTCGTGGATCAGGATATAGGGGTTATCCAGTTCCACGGTCATCTTGTCGGGGTTGGTGATGAAGTAGGGCGAGAGGTAGCCGCGGTCGAACTGCATGCCTTCGACGACATCGAGCTCGAACTCGAGGCCCTTGGCTTCCTCGACGGTGATCACGCCTTCCTTGCCGACCTTTTCCATGGCTTCGGCGATCTTCTCGCCGACTTCACGGTCGCCGTTGGCCGAGATGATGCCGACCTGCGCGATTTCTTCCGAGCCCGAGACGTCCTTCGAACGGCCCTTGAGGTTCTCGACCACGGCATTGACCGCCTGATCGATGCCGCGCTTCAGATCCATCGGGTTCATGCCGGCCGCAACCGACTTCATGCCTTCGTTGACGATCGCCTGGGCGAGCACGGTGGCGGTGGTGGTGCCGTCACCCGCGCTGTCGTTCGCCTTGCTGGCGACTTCGCGCAGCATCTGCGCGCCCATGTTCTCGTACTTGTCCTTGAGCTCGATTTCCTTGGCGACGGTGACGCCGTCCTTGGTGATGCGCGGGGCACCGAAGCTCTTGTCGATGACGACATTGCGACCCTTGGGGCCGAGCGTCACCTTGACGGCGTTGGCGAGGATATCGACGCCGCGCAGAATGCCTTCACGGGCTTCGCGGCCGAACTTCACGTCCTTGGCAGCCATTTCGTTTCTCCTGTTTCTCGTCATCCCGGCGAAGGCCGGGATCGTTTGCGGCCCTGTCGGGGCCATCGAATGTTCAACTGAACCTCACGAGACCCTGACTTTCGTCAGGGTGTCCGTGCTTGGCTGATTGATCAGCCAACCACTCCCATGATGTCGCTTTCCTTCATGATCAGCAGGTCTTCGCCGTTGATCTTGACTTCGGTGCCCGACCACTTGCCGAACAGCACGCGGTCGCCAGCCTTGACGTCGAGCGCGATGCGGTTGCCGCTATCGTCGCGGTTGCCTTCGCCGACGGCGATGACTTCGCCTTCGCTCGGCTTTTCCTGAGCGCTGTCGGGGATGATGATGCCGCCAGCGGTCTTCTGGTCGGCTTCGATGCGACGGACTACAACGCGGTCGTGCAGCGGACGAAATGCCATGTTGATGACCTTTCCTTGAAATGGTGAGTTTGCTTGGCACTCTCCTCTCGAGAGTGCCAACGCGGCGGCATTTGGTCGCGGGGCCGCGATGAATCAAGCCCCGCGCGCGCAAAAAATTTTCGCCGCGATGCCACATTTCGGGCGTTGGGCAGTTGGACTACCAAGGCCCCCGGGCCGCACGCCTGCACAAGACACCTGCAAGGACAGCTTTTCTTCCGATGACCTCCCCAAAGATTCCCGCCCGTATCGCCGAAAGCCTCGGCACCGAAATCGACATGGCCACGCAGGCGTGGATCTGGCTGCGCGAGAGCATTCCGCATCTCCTCGGCGCGGTCGCGGTGCTGGTTATCGGCGTCATCCTCGCCAAGCTGCTGTCGAAGGCGGCCGACAAGGCGCTGAACCGGTCGGGCCGGATCGAGCCAACGGTCGCGCGCTTCCTCAGCAATATCATCAAATATGCCCTGTGGGCGGTGGTCGGCATCACCGTGCTGACCCAATTCGGGGTGCAGACCACCAGCATCATCGCCGCGCTGGGCGGCCTGGCGCTCGCGGTGGGCCTCGCGCTGCAAGGCACGCTGTCGAATGTCGCCGCCGGGGTCATGATCCTGATCCAGCGCCCGTTCCGCGTGGGTGAGGCGATCACGGCGGGTACGGTGACCGGCACCGTCCAGTCGATCGGGCTGTTCACCACCGAGTTGCTGCAGTTCGACGGGGTCT from Porphyrobacter sp. YT40 encodes:
- the groL gene encoding chaperonin GroEL (60 kDa chaperone family; promotes refolding of misfolded polypeptides especially under stressful conditions; forms two stacked rings of heptamers to form a barrel-shaped 14mer; ends can be capped by GroES; misfolded proteins enter the barrel where they are refolded when GroES binds), with translation MAAKDVKFGREAREGILRGVDILANAVKVTLGPKGRNVVIDKSFGAPRITKDGVTVAKEIELKDKYENMGAQMLREVASKANDSAGDGTTTATVLAQAIVNEGMKSVAAGMNPMDLKRGIDQAVNAVVENLKGRSKDVSGSEEIAQVGIISANGDREVGEKIAEAMEKVGKEGVITVEEAKGLEFELDVVEGMQFDRGYLSPYFITNPDKMTVELDNPYILIHEKKLSNLQSMLPILEAVVQSGRPLLIIAEDIEGEALATLVVNKLRGGLKVAAVKAPGFGDRRKAMLQDIAILTKGEMISEDLGIKLENVTVGMLGQAKKVTIDKDNTTIVDGAGSADDIKARVAEIRTQIDNTSSDYDREKLQERLAKLAGGVAVIKVGGATEVEVKERKDRVDDALHATRAAVEEGIVPGGGTALLYATKALEGLKGANEDQTRGIDIIRKAITAPIKQIAQNAGHDGAVVAGNLLRENDETQGFNASTDTYENLVKAGVIDPTKVVRTALQDAASVAGLLITTEAAIVERPEDKPAAPAMPDMGGMGF
- the groES gene encoding co-chaperone GroES, which produces MAFRPLHDRVVVRRIEADQKTAGGIIIPDSAQEKPSEGEVIAVGEGNRDDSGNRIALDVKAGDRVLFGKWSGTEVKINGEDLLIMKESDIMGVVG
- a CDS encoding mechanosensitive ion channel domain-containing protein, producing MTSPKIPARIAESLGTEIDMATQAWIWLRESIPHLLGAVAVLVIGVILAKLLSKAADKALNRSGRIEPTVARFLSNIIKYALWAVVGITVLTQFGVQTTSIIAALGGLALAVGLALQGTLSNVAAGVMILIQRPFRVGEAITAGTVTGTVQSIGLFTTELLQFDGVYVMVPNNELWNKPIINTSRMPTRRFELLVGIGYGDSIEQARQEMLALAAADERVLADPAPVVFVSALADSAVTMGMRVWSKTEDYLAVSWALTEAAKNRFDKAGISIPFPQREVHHITEQSSAAGEAKDVAAVPAPDQQSGGEE